TTGTAGCTATAACAAATTGTTCAACAGCGACTCAAAACGCGTGCCATTTTCGCTTCGCTCAATAGTATGGCACACTAGTTTCTCGCGCGTTAACAAGGCGTTATGAGGCATATGGATATTCAACTAATACAAATAGAAATTGATGAGTTTGAAAGTCTGTTCTCTGTTGTAAAACAGGGACTTTATTCGCATGTTGACGCCGTCTTTGGCTGGTGTGATGAGTTTTAGGTTAATCGTTTAAAAAAAGACTATGAGCCGCATTGGTTTTACTGGGTTTATGTCAATAACACGCAAGTTGGAATGCTAGGCTTCAAGCCTTACGAAAACGCTTTTCATGTGCATTTACTCATTGTGTTCCCAGAATTTCAAAATCAAAAATTGGGTGGAAGGGTAATGAATATGGTTCACGAAATAGCGCGAGAGCAAGGGCGTAGTCATGTAACTTTATCAAGTTTTACTAGAAACGAGTCAGCGGTAAGGTTTTACAAATCTCTTGGCTATAAGGTGACTGAAAGCGATGAAAACTTCCTTTCTTTGTCGCTTCAAGTTGCCTCATAACAAAGCGTTTAAGAGGGATTCTCAACGCTTGGCATTTTCCGTTTGATTCAGCTTTAGTGTTTACTGCACAATGGCTTGGGTTCGGTGGTGGCGTTGCTCACCCCTTAACGCGGCGTTAGTTTGCAAAGGGCAGAAAAGCGTTTTGGGCCTAAAAGCTGGCTCGGTTTCTTTGCTATTCACCTGCTAGTTCTTCGCTCATTATCATCGTATTTATCATCACGTGTAGTGGGTTTTTCGGTTAAGTGGTTTCCGTGTCATTCAGTTCTTCAGTGTTAGTAAGGTTCTTTTTCCCAAGTTCTTTGGTGCTGTTTCTTTGGTGTTTTTAGGCAATAGCATCTTTTTAGGAATTGGCGTGTGTGGTTGTAAGCATCTTCGAAAGTCTTCTTTGCCAAGCACGTTTGGTTATTTGGTTTGAATTTCGAACTATTCATTTTACTTATGAGTTCAAAGCCAGTAGTTTTGTAACCAATTCAGCACCTTGGCGCTAAACCTTTGGCTATATCGCTGTGGCAAACTAACAAGGCGCTAAAGACGGACTAACAAACGCTTGGCATTTTCAGTTTGGTTTAGTTGTGTGTTTAAGGTGTTTAAATTGAGTGAGGTGGCAGGTTTGTTAGCCACTTAGCTAATCGTTAGGCCTCTGTCTTCAATTAGGAACACTAGACTTAGTAATGAAGAGAAATGTAATTTCAATTGAGAAAAAGAAAAAACTAGTTGCCGAAAGTGGTAGCCAGTGTTCGTTTCCGGGGTGTGGGCAAAACCTAAGTGTTGATGGTGAGACGTTCATCGGAGAGGTTGCTTTTATAGAATCATTTATGCCCAATGGTCCAAGGCATAATCCTAACATTGGATTTCCGGGGTATCTTCGAGAAGATAATTACATGTTGTTGTGTCCAAGCCATCATAGGCTTATCGACCTTCAGCCTGAGCTCTATTCAGCCAAATGGTTAAAGGAAGCTAAGTTAAAGCACTTAGATAGGATAAAAAGTTTCCTAGAATATGAAAAGATCCCTGCTCCAGAGCTGGATGAAAAAGTAGAGCTTTCATTAAGAGAAGCCATTGCACTTTGGGATAGTAACCATCTAAATTCTTCAGAAGAATTTTGGCAGAAACTATTCGAAAGATGTCCATCAGTTCTTTCTCAGATATTTCCACAGAGCCTTATACAAATAGGTAGTCGTTGCTATTTAGGTGGTAAATCACTTCTTAATAAAGGTGGCTCTATTGTTGATTTTATTTATGCTAATAAATCAACATCTAATGTCGTGCTAGTCGAGATAAAGACCCCTAGAACTCGCACTTTGGGGAATAAGTATAGGAATGGTGCTTATACAATAAGTTCGGATTTATCAGGAAGCATTGTTCAGGTATTAAATTATAAAGATAAGGTGCTTAAGGAGTACTACAAGCTCAATGCAGAAACTTCTGATATTGACTTTTCAGCTTTCAACCCTAGATGTATTGTAGTTATCGGCAACATCCAGCGAGAAATGGAAAACCCAGAAATGTTCAAGTCATTTGAACTGTTCAGAAACACTTTAGCTGGCGTTGAAGTTGTCACATATGACGAGCTATTCCAGAAATCCAAGGATGTGCTCGAGATTTGCTCGTAGTAAGGCCTAACAAGCTGTTTAAGAGTGATTCGCAACGCGTGGCATTTTTGCTATGCGTTGAGTTTAGTGTTTAAGGTGGCATGCGGCGGCTTTAGTATTGCGTTGCTCACACCTTAACAGGGCGTTAGCTACATTTATGCACCGAAAAATAAATTACGGTAAGGATCATGAAAAATGTCTAATGGACTGAAAACTATACTATTAGCGTTGCTAATGTTGACTTTTAACGCACAAGCAGAAAATGAAAATCGCTCGGATGTGAGAACGACAAAAGTAAGCATCATAAATCTATTTAACTATTATAATGAACTGGCATTCGCAGCTAAGCCTGAGTTACAGGTAACTAAATCAGACGTTAAGGTGTCTTTGGCTTCAGAATACTTAGCATCTCTTAGTGAAAGGGAACGATTAAGCCTTGAAAAAGAACTGAATAAAATAAAAGATATTGAAGGCACTATTGGACATGA
This sequence is a window from Vibrio coralliilyticus. Protein-coding genes within it:
- a CDS encoding Shedu immune nuclease family protein; the protein is MKRNVISIEKKKKLVAESGSQCSFPGCGQNLSVDGETFIGEVAFIESFMPNGPRHNPNIGFPGYLREDNYMLLCPSHHRLIDLQPELYSAKWLKEAKLKHLDRIKSFLEYEKIPAPELDEKVELSLREAIALWDSNHLNSSEEFWQKLFERCPSVLSQIFPQSLIQIGSRCYLGGKSLLNKGGSIVDFIYANKSTSNVVLVEIKTPRTRTLGNKYRNGAYTISSDLSGSIVQVLNYKDKVLKEYYKLNAETSDIDFSAFNPRCIVVIGNIQREMENPEMFKSFELFRNTLAGVEVVTYDELFQKSKDVLEICS